One Lemur catta isolate mLemCat1 chromosome 15, mLemCat1.pri, whole genome shotgun sequence genomic window carries:
- the GAS2L2 gene encoding GAS2-like protein 2, which translates to MTQPGGHRRRPGTPGPPVCSIRPFKSSEQYLEAMKEDLAEWLRDLYGLDIDAASFLQVLETGLVLCRHANAVTEAALAFLAEAPARAQRIPMPRAGVCCNGAAQPGTFQARDNVSNFIQWCRKEMGIQEVLMFETEDLVLRKNVKNVVLCLLELGRRAWRFGVAAPTLVQLEEEIDHELRRELALPPPDPQPPAPPTRQPCHFRNLDQMVQSLLSHCTCPVQFSMVKVSEGKYRVGDSNTLIFIRILRNHVMVRVGGGWDTLGHYLDKHDPCRCTSLSHKPGSLLKPPAPLVQHEVRVQDGPSQPQPTMTISRSQSPLPPVDWKTYTSSGRKLRPPTASSPRPRSERGAGLGVLRCQERSLTPSRRQPPAGHSPPSTRSSYTRGGQDPRRTSSRKREDRDPPELPRGRTPTSWVHEEKDSQEITAGTPTPQRLRAPEATTRGTSAQGPCPPPRSSSLAKPLGLRLPLWDEAKGASSQLREPAPVCSPCPVKGLTKIPTRLPPARPPTPGSSFPGAARESPRTELGRGPIPLSTTGDLAGSRHEDCSVEVRHRDQKPDIQDTAEAGEPWGLGPWEREGRYTPLPLGSTREQAIHHSLEEETLAKMKLLEVGGACPQGRGSGVIPRSGVYVPSLGGRWPEPGSAYDRVIQELAQGLPPLFKVDLEAWKAAPTCCPKPAGTAGPGSPKGKLGAREHGPRTEASAKSLSAKGTSARKVPPQGGQDCSGPTVSASPPGPAPLPLNPSSDKAKACLGKGKRTLRKPQRVPSIYKLKLRPRIRPRRDHRPEKRPSRIPKPLAHLCLGPARAPPRGKLLRAGRGSKGGEASPVAGVSAGEKREEQKEKKEPAAPLESGPQPLGGLGLQQLGGALLPPEEESWV; encoded by the exons ATGACCCAGCCTGGGGGGCACAGGAGGAGGCCTGGGACCCCGGGGCCCCCTGTGTGCAGCATCCGGCCCTTCAAGTCCAGCGAGCAGTACCTGGAGGCCATGAAGGAAGACCTGGCTGAGTGGCTTCGGGATCTCTACGGGCTGGACATCGACGCGGCCAGCTTCCTGCAGGTGCTGGAGACGGGCCTGGTGCTGTGCCGGCATGCCAACGCCGTCACCGAGGCTGCCCTGGCCTTCCTGGCTGAGGCACCTGCCCGAGCCCAGAGGATTCCCATGCCCCGGGCTGGCGTTTGCTGCAACGGGGCCGCCCAGCCAGGTACCTTCCAGGCCAGGGACAATGTCTCCAACTTCATCCAGTGGTGTCGCAAGGAGATGGGCATCCAAG agGTGCTGATGTTCGAGACGGAGGACTTGGTGCTGCGCAAGAACGTGAAGAACGTGGTGCTGTGCCTGCTGGAGCTGGGCCGCCGGGCCTGGCGCTTCGGCGTCGCGGCGCCCACCCTGGTGCAGCTGGAGGAGGAGATCGACCACGAGCTGCGGCGGGAGCTGGCCCTGCCCCCGCCCGACCCCCAGCCGCCCGCGCCCCCCACGCGCCAGCCCTGCCACTTCCGCAACCTGGACCAGATG GTGCAGAGCCTCCTGAGCCACTGCACGTGCCCAGTGCAGTTCTCCATGGTCAAGGTGTCTGAGGGGAAGTACCGAGTGGGGGACTCCAACACCCTCATCTTCATCCGG ATCCTCCGGAACCACGTGATGGTACGTGTGGGGGGCGGCTGGGACACGCTGGGCCATTATCTGGACAAACATGACCCCTGCCGGTGCACGTCCCTCT CACACAAGCCGGGCAGCCTCCTGAAGCCCCCCGCCCCACTGGTGCAGCACGAAGTGAGGGTGCAGGACGGCCCCTCGCAGCCCCAGCCTACGATGACCATCAGCCGCTCCCAGAGCCCACTGCCCCCCGTGGACTGGAAGACATATACTTCTTCAGGCCGAAAGCTGAGGCCCCCCACCGCCTCCTCACCCAGACCCCGCAGTGAgcggggagcagggctgggggttcTCAG GTGCCAGGAGAGGTCTCTCACCCCATCGCGGAGGCAGCCGCCAGCTGGGCACAGCCCACCCAGCACCCGATCCTCATACACCCGCGGGGGCCAAGACCCACGGcgtacctcctccaggaagaggGAGGACAGAGACCCCCCTGAACTCCCCAGGGGAAGGACTCCCACATCTTGGGTTCATGAGGAAAAAGACAGCCAGGAAATCACGGCTGGGACTCCGACTCCCCAAAGACTCCGAGCCCCTGAGGCCACCACCAGGGGAACATCAGCACAGGGACCATGTCCCCCGCCTCGTTCCTCTAGCCTCGCCAAGCCCCTGGGCCTCAGGCTGCCACTCTGGGATGAGGCCAAGGGTgcttcctcccagctcagggAGCCAGCACCTGTGTGTTCTCCATGCCCTGTTAAAGGGCTCACCAAGATCCCCACCCGGCTGCCACCTGCCCGCCCCCCCACACCAGGAAGCAGCTTTCCAGGTGCTGCACGTGAAAGTCCCAGGACAGAACTTGGGAGAGGCCCCATCCCATTAAGCACCACTGGGGACCTGGCTGGATCCAGACATGAGGACTGCTCTGTGGAAGTGAGGCACAGGGACCAGAAGCCGGACATCCAGGACACAGCAGAGGCCGgagagccctggggcctgggcccaTGGGAGCGGGAGGGAAGGtacactcccctgcccctgggcAGCACCAGGGAGCAAGCCATCCACCACAGCCTTGAAGAGGAGACTTTGGCCAAGATGAAGCTGCTAGAGGTGGGGGGTGCCTGTCCCCAGGGCAGAGGGTCTGGGGTCATTCCTCGAAGTGGAGTCTACGTTCCCAGCCTGGGTGGGCGGTGGCCTGAGCCTGGGAGTGCTTACGACAGAGTCATCCAAGAACTGGCCCAGGGCCTCCCACCCCTCTTTAAAGTGGACCTAGAAGCCTGGAAGGCAGCCCCGACATGCTGCCCTAAGCCAGCTGGCACCGCGGGCCCAGGGAGCCCAAAAGGGAAGCTGGGAGCCAGAGAGCATGGGCCAAGGACAGAGGCAAGTGCCAAGAGCCTGAGTGCCAAGGGCACCAGCGCAAGGAAGGTCCCACCTCAAGGAGGGCAGGACTGCTCAGGCCCTACTGTGTCTGCCAGCCCGCCAGGCCCCGCACCTTTGCCCTTGAACCCCAGTTCTGACAAAGCCAAGGCATGTCTGGGCAAGGGCAAGAGAACACTCCGGAAACCCCAGAGGGTCCCATCCATCTACAAGctgaagctgaggcccaggaTCCGGCCCCGGAGAGACCACAGGCCTGAGAAGCGGCCTTCGCGAATCCCCAAGCCACTGGCCCACCTCTGCCTGGGTCCAGCCAGGGCACCCCCCAGGGGCAAGCTCTTGAGGGCTGGGCGGGGCAGCAAGGGAGGGGAGGCTTCTCCAGTGGCTGGAGTGTCAGCAGGTGAGAAGAGGGAGgaacaaaaggagaagaaagagccAGCCGCCCCACTGGAGAGTGGCCCACAGCCTctggggggcctggggctgcagcagcTTGGCGGAGCCCTGCTCCCACCCGAGGAGGAGTCCTGGGTCTAA
- the C15H17orf50 gene encoding uncharacterized protein C17orf50 homolog, giving the protein MDKHGVKAPLWKKDLEEPGAREAEQEEAEEEAEDEDEDEDEERPPQESAAGDPELGAEAEGGEGREPRRVSYCPLRQEPSTQQVALLRRADSGFWGWLSPFALLGGLGAPADRKRSLPEEPCVLETRRRPPRTGCCARCEILFCKKCGTLHSHPAYVAHCVLDHPDLGKAGAAGGSWGPPLSASVPSILA; this is encoded by the exons ATGGATAAGCACg GTGTGAAGGCCCCCTTGTGGAAGAAGGACCTGGAGGAGCCCGGGGCCAGGGAGGCGGAGCAGGAGGAAgcggaggaggaggcggaggacgAGGACGAGGACGAGGACGAGGAGAGGCCGCCGCAGGAGAGCGCGGCGGGGGACCCGGAGCTGGGCGCGGAGGCGGAGGGGGGCGAGGGCCGCGAGCCGCGCCGCGTGAGCTACTGCCCGCTGCGCCAGgagcccagcacccagcaggtgGCGCTGCTGCGCCGCGCGGACAGCGGCTTCTGGGGCTGGCTCAGCCCGTTCGCGCTGCTGGGCGGCCTGGGGGCGCCGGCCGACAG GAAGCGGAGCCTCCCGGAGGAGCCGTGCGTGCTGGAGACGCGGCGGCGACCGCCGCGCACAGGGTGCTGTGCGCGCTGCGAGATCCTTTTTTGCAAGAAATGCGGGACCCTGCACAGCCACCCGGCCTACGTGGCGCACTGCGTTCTGGATCACCCGGATCTGGGTAAGGCGGGGGCcgctgggggctcctgggggccCCCACTCTCAGCCTCTGTGCCCTCCATCCTCGCCTGA